One region of Oryza sativa Japonica Group chromosome 5, ASM3414082v1 genomic DNA includes:
- the LOC4338309 gene encoding pectate lyase, translated as MAAIFIFIWLFASVLSISSASSPLLINGSTADAAPDCGTGNPIDDCWRCDPGWADNRQRLADCAVGFGRRAVGGKGGRVYVVNDTGDDAARPAPGTLRYGLVQDEPLWIVFAGDMTISPAHELVVSSRKTVDGRGARVVVGDGGACFAVRGASDVVIHGLTIRRCRPAPKLEAGMSDGDGVHNSSDVWVDHCTVEACADGLIDVVVGSTRVTLSNNLLRNHDKAILLGHNDDYTDDKAMQVTVAFNRFGPGLVQRMPRCRFGLFHVINNDYIAWQKYAIGGSASPTIISHGNRFYADMAKEVTKRDDDVPESVWHHWNWVSDGDLMLNGAFFRASGEARTDNLKAPSFARSAPSVPSMTSSAGALSCKEGSHC; from the exons ATGGCTGCCATCTTCATATTCATATGGTTGTTCGCCTCCGTTTTATCCATTTCATCAGCTTCTTCTCCTTTGCTGATCAATGGTAGTACTGCTGATGCTGCACCGGACTGCGGTACCGGCAACCCGATCGACGACTGCTGGCGTTGCGACCCCGGCTGGGCCGACAACCGGCAGCGGCTCGCCGACTGCGCCGTCGGGttcggccgccgcgccgtcggcgGGAAGGGGGGCAGGGTGTATGTCGTGAACGACACCGGCGACGACGCAGCCCGCCCGGCACCCGGCACGCTCCGGTACGGCCTCGTCCAGGACGAGCCCCTCTGGATCGTGTTCGCCGGCGACATGACCATCAGCCCCGCCCACGAGCTGGTCGTTAGCTCGCGCAAGACCGTGGACGGCAGGGGCGCCCGCGTGGTggttggcgacggcggcgcgtgctTCGCGGTGAGGGGCGCGAGCGACGTCGTCATCCACGGGCTTACCATACGCCGGTGCAGGCCGGCACCCAAGCTGGAggccggcatgtcggacggcgacggcgtccacAACTCGAGCGACGTGTGGGTCGACCACTGCACGGTGGAGGCCTGCGCCGACGGGCTGATCGACGTGGTCGTAGGTTCCACCCGCGTGACGCTTTCCAACAACCTCCTGCGCAACCATGACAAGGCAATTCTCCTCGGCCACAACGACGACTACACCGACGACAAGGCCATGCAGGTCACCGTTGCCTTCAATCGCTTTGGACCAGGCCTCGTCCAAAGAATGCCAAG GTGTCGGTTTGGTCTTTTCCACGTCATCAACAACGATTACATAGCATGGCAAAAGTACGCCATTGGGGGCAGTGCTTCACCGACCATAATTAGCCACGGCAACAGATTCTATGCTGATATGGCCAAAGAG GTGACGAAGCGCGATGACGATGTGCCGGAGAGCGTGTGGCACCACTGGAACTGGGTATCCGACGGCGACCTGATGCTCAACGGCGCGTTCTTCAGGGCATCAGGCGAAGCAAGGACAGATAATTTGAAAGCCCCTAGCTTTGCAAGGTCTGCCCCCTCCGTGCCGTCGATGACTTCCTCGGCAGGCGCCCTCTCCTGCAAGGAGGGCTCGCACTGCTGA